From the genome of Hymenobacter gelipurpurascens:
CGGTGCTCTACGTGCTTATCACGCGCTTTGCCTACGGCAAGGAGAAACTGGCGGAGCTGGAAGCTAACTACAAGCCTGATGAAGAGCACGGTGGCCCCGCCCCCGATAAGCCCACCGACGAAGGCCAGCACCCCACTCCCAGCCCGGCGTAATAGGTCGATGACTTCAGCTTAAGTCAGACGTCATGCTGAACGGAGCCGAAGCATCTCTACCATGACTAATCAAATGATTTAGCCAGCGGTAGTGATGTTTCGGCTCCGCTCAGCATGACGTTCTTTTTTACCTTATGCCGTCCTACTCTATTCCTACTACCTACCCATTATGCGCAAACTCCTCTCCTTCCTCTTCTGTCTTACTATCGTGACAACTGCTCTGGCTCAAACTCCCTCTGTGATTCCATTGTACGCTGGCCTCGTTCCGGATTCCAAGCCCAGCAAAGTGCAGGAAACAATAGTCAACGAAAAGGGCAAAATCCGCATATCCAACGTGGTACAGCCCACACTCACGGTATACCGCGCGGCACCAGACAAGGCCAATGGCACGGCCGTTATCATTTGCCCGGGTGGGGGCTACGCGCGCCTCGCTGTAGACCATGAAGGCTACGATGTAGCCAAGCGCTTCAACGAAATGGGCATTACAGCCTTCGTGCTGAAATACCGCTTGCCCAATGCGCAAAGCCAAACAGATAAATCCATTGCGCCGCTACTCGATGCCCAGCAGGCCATCCGGCTGGTGCGGCAGCGGGCCAAGGAGTTTGGCATCAACCAGGCCCGGGTAGGCCTCATGGGTTTTTCGGCGGGCGGGCACCTGGCCTCTACAGCCGGTACACACTTCGCTAGGCCAGTCGGCGACACAAAAGACCAGACCTCCGTTCGGCCCGATTTTCTGATGCTGCTGTATCCGGTCATCAGCTTTTCAGATAGCCTCATGCACGCGGGCTCACGCAACAACCTCATTGGCGAGAAACCCACGGTAGAGCAAACGCGCCAGTATTCCAACGAACTACAGGTATCGGGGCAAACCCCTCCCACCTTCCTGGTGCATGCCCAGGATGATGCCACGGTGCCGGTACAGAACAGCTTAGTATTCTACGAAGCCTGCCTCAAACATAAAGTGCCCGTT
Proteins encoded in this window:
- a CDS encoding alpha/beta hydrolase; the protein is MRKLLSFLFCLTIVTTALAQTPSVIPLYAGLVPDSKPSKVQETIVNEKGKIRISNVVQPTLTVYRAAPDKANGTAVIICPGGGYARLAVDHEGYDVAKRFNEMGITAFVLKYRLPNAQSQTDKSIAPLLDAQQAIRLVRQRAKEFGINQARVGLMGFSAGGHLASTAGTHFARPVGDTKDQTSVRPDFLMLLYPVISFSDSLMHAGSRNNLIGEKPTVEQTRQYSNELQVSGQTPPTFLVHAQDDATVPVQNSLVFYEACLKHKVPVEMHLYPKGGHGFGMNNATTKDNWTDRLQNWLDAAGWLAK